One Nostoc sp. CENA543 genomic window, AATCTGATAAATAATTAGACAATTATGTATCAGATTCAGTTCGTAGTAAGGACTTTAGTCCTTTTCGGAGAACTAAAGTTATTACTACAAACCTTTAAATTTACCTTGTGCTACTTACTCCCACACCTTCAAGGTGTGGAATTTTTTTAACAACCCATCTTACTGAGGGTCTGATTGTCAGGAATTGCTGAATTTACCGCTAAACTCTGCCAAAATGGCAAATATTCAGTAATGGAATCTTATATATTAAAGTTAACGACTCAAAACTTGGGTAATTAGCTGGCTGACTCAATTTTCAGAGTAAAATCAGTGATTCACCGACTATGAGATATACCTAACTGATAACTTGTGCTGAAGTCATCAGTTGATAAAACTAAAGTGACAAATTAACTATTACGATTAGTAGTACAATTCTCAGGAAATTTGAGCAGGTAAAACTGGGAGTGCTGGCTTCCTTAAATTTACACAATCAATGCTCTTTGTCGAGTTTCCAAATGGTGGAGGAAAAGTAGATAATTTTCCTGACTAGGGCTAGTTTAATTCGAGTATTTATACTCTATTGATAGCCACAATAGTCAAAATGAGAATAGACTCAGTAATCGTTGAAATTTTGTCATCAATTGTAGAACCTGTAGTTCTTATTTCTGTCAAAAACTGTAATCCTCGTCCTCCCAGATAGGATTACTAATACTTGATAAATTTCTAACTTATACAACAAATTGAACTCAAGCAGGAAGTTGACTATTTTATAAACTTCCTGCTTTTTTATTTGCCAAAGTGCAGAATTTTTGAAAATGAGTATATGATTGAATTTTCAACAATTCTGAAGAGATGAACGAACCAAATCCCATAGTGATTACACCAGAGGAAGTGGTGAACTTACTCAAAAGAGAGATGACTTTTAAGGAAGTTTATCAAAAAATTCTGTTCAATAAAGTGATTTGGCAAGTTGCCCAAGAACGTGGGATTATCGTCACAGACGAAGAAATCGAAGCTGAAGCCAACCGCCAGCGACGGGAGAAGCATTTAGAGAAAGCCGCCGATACATTAGCATGGTTGCAGGAAGAAGTCGTGACGACAGATGACTGGGAACTGGGAATTCGCGATCGCCTGTTATCGGAAAAATTAGCTAATGTATTATTTGCTGCCGAAGTAGAAGATTTTTTCTATAAAAACAAACTAGACTTTGAGCAAGTTATTTACTATCAAATCATTGTCGATTCTGAAAAACTTGCCCAAGAAATTTATTATCAAATCGAAGATAGTGAAATTAGCTTTTATGAAGCTGCTCATCTTTATAATATAGATATCTCGCGCAGGAGAAAGTGCGGTTACGAGGGTCAAGTTTATCGCTTTAACCTGCTAAAAGATATTGCTAAAGTTGTATTCACATCTCAACCCCAACAGTTAATCGGCCCTGTAAAAACTGAACAAGGTTATCACCTACTCATGGTAGAAGAATTTATCCCGGCTGAGTTAACACCCCAAAAGTATCAAGAAATTCTTCATCATCTATTTCATAAATGGTTATTAGTAGAAAGTCAAAAACAGAATCAATGACAATGGGCATAGGGCATAGGGCATAGAAGAGGAATTGGAGCAGGGTGCAGGGGGGAGAAGAATTTCCCCCCTGCCCCCCTGCCTCCTTTCTCCCAGCCCCAATCCCCAAAAACTACATAAGGTCAACCAGCCTAGAATTAAGAACAGATGTCAGGCGATACTGCTATTGATGGTTAAGTTGACATACTTATGGGTGTGACATCGCGATATTGGCAACTGGTGAAAATTGATGGAGTGGGACGGCGACAGGTTCAAGAAATTACGCCAGCTAAGGTGTTTTTTGCTGACTTGTTTCCGGCGATCGCACATAATGCACATAATGACCTTCCCGATGCAGAAATTCAACGGGAATTGCTACAAGTGGCGCAGGATGCACCCATTGATAGATGCTTATTAGCACAGCGTTGTCTGTTGTGCTTTATTTCTTGGCAAATCGAACAGGCTTGCTTGCAGATAGCAGAAAAGTTTGGAACTAATCATGGGTTTAGTAGTGTTGATTTATTACCCTATGTCTTAGATGATGATGGTTCTATTCAACCTAGTGATGACTATCAATGTTCTGCACGTAAGATTTTGCAAACTTTTGACCCCCAACAAAGCAGCCTAACAACCTGGACAACTACAAGAGTAAAACATGACGCTGGACTGAATCAATTTTTGCTAGAGTGCGGGGTATATTTGGTGAGTGATTGGGCAATTTTGAATGATACTCGTCCTCATCAAATAGAACGTATTTTTACAGAGTTTTACTCGTTAACACCTGATGAAATTCAACAAGCACAACAACTTTTAGACAGCTATCACGCTGTTTACCGTACTGCACGTTTACAACAACGGGCGCAGGGAAAAGGCGGTAAATGTAGTGTACCAACAACACAACAACTCCAACAAATTGCCACTCTCGTAGCAAGTAAAACTGGTCAAACTTGCAAAAGTGAAATTGTGTTGACCAAATTGCAACAACTCGCTGACAGATTGCGACAATATCGGATTTATATTCGTGGTGGGTATTTACCGACGGAATCTTTAGATACTCTCCTGCTAAATAACTATATTGATACTCCAAAATTGTTAGATAATGAAGATGAACAATTAGATTTTTTACAGTTATATCGACCACAGTTTTTAAGTTGTTTAGAACAGGCGTTAGCTGTGGTGACACAATCACGAGTCGATAAATTACAAAGAAAAAAAAGTGAGAAAGATAAACAGTTTTTAACAGCACTCCAGTTATTTCACTGTCAAAATTTATCCATGACAGAGATTGCTGCTAGGGTAGGATTACGCGCCCAAGATGCTGTCACACGCCTTTTAAAACTCAAAGAATTTCGTAATGATGTTAGTCAGCAGCTTTTAATGATGTTATGCGATCGCGTGCTGGAACTAGCGAAAAAATATTCCCAAATAGAAAGCATGACAACTTTAGAACAGCAAATTAAAATAGCTTTGAATGAACAAGTTGAACTTGTGATTAGAGAAGCAGAAATCCAAGCACAAACTGCAAGACCTTATATTAAAACCAGTTTATTTAATGATAAACTCTGCCGCTATCTAGATATCATCAATGAGGTGAAATGAATAACTTAACTAATAATAATTCTCCGAAGCGGCTAGAATTTGAGACTTTACCAACAGCCGCCATAAATCTGAATACTGCACAAATTACTCAGGCTGTAGAAATCAGTAATCAAATTAATCATTCGTCGCAACAATGGCAAGTATATCTTCAGGCTTTAGCGTTAATTGCCTTTGAGTCATGGCTAGATGAACGCTCAGATTCCCTGAAGATTAACATTGAAAATTGCACCCTTTTGCATCCAGGATTAGCAACTGCGATCGCGGCTGTTGCCAATTTACAAATAGGTGAATTTAAACTGTGTTTACTCACAACTACTAGTCTCACTGATAATCAAGTTATTTTACCGAGAGCAGTTGTAGATCTACCAGAGTATATTGCTCATTTTTATGTTTTACTGGAAGTCTTAGAAGAACAAGATGCTGTCACTATCTCTAGTTATTTAACATATTCAGAATTAAGAGATAATTGTTTAAAAACAACATTAAAACCGACATCCGACTGGAATTATCATATTCCTATCAATTGGTTTGTATCTGAACCAGACCGTTTATTACTATACTTACATTGTTTAGAACCAGCAGCAATTACCTTACCCCAGCCAAACAATAAAAATACTCAGGTGTTAGCCAAAATTCAAAATGAATTATTGAATCTATTACCTCAATTACAGTCACCAGAAATTGAACTGTGGCAAATATTAACTTGGGAACAAGGGATGGCTGTCATAGCTCATCCAGAACTACTCACTTGGGTGTATAATTTACCCCAAAAACCACATCATGATTCATCACAAAACAGTTTAAAAGACTTACTCAAATTATTAACCCAACCTGCCTTAAATGTAGGTCGTTGGCTGTGGGATGAATTAGATGAATTAGCACAAGAATTTGCTTGGCAATTATTACCGGTTGTCACCCCCGCCGCCGCTATGAGGAGTCCGACAGAAGAATTTACAGCAATTGTCACTCAACTCCAACAGCGAAATATTGAAATTCCCATGCAAGCGCGGGGTGCATATCAAGATTTTCTCTTAACAGGAATTCCTCTGCGTTTATATGCTGTAGCTTGGCATTTGTTATCAGAATCAGACCCGCATTTATGGACATTGTTGTTAGTCTTGGGTACAGCTTCTCATCAAACTTTACCTGTACACTTAAAGTTAAGAGTAAGTGACCAAACAGGGGTGTTAGTAGAAAAGGGAATAAATCCACAGCAGGGAGAAGCTTATTTATTTACCCGTGTAGTTGGTAATTGGGATGAAAAGTTTTTAGTAACTGTGAGTTTAATAGATGGGGTAGAGGTGAATTTACCTCCATTTACATTCTGTCCCCAGAAAGTCATTTAGGTGTGCTGGTTACAGTTTTGGTAACAAAATATTACTTAAATTTTGAATTGATTCATATTCTGATATTGGCAGATCATGATGATGGCAATGACGTTTTATTTAAAAATTCAACAATTTGATCAATCATGTGCTTTTGAATTATCCTGGGGGCAATGTCAACAAATTGTAGTGACACTTGCCTATCCTAATGAACTGAAGTTAAAATATCAAGAATGGCAGCGTATTTATCTGCGATTTTATAATAATGGAATGCGAGGTAGAGTAGAAGATGTTGGTAGTTTAGTTGCACCTCCTGTTGACTGGAATTCACAATTAATTCAAGCAGAAGCGCAACTTTTAGCAGCATTTCATCACTGGTTACGCAGCGCAGAATTGTATGAAATTCGGGCAACTATCGCCCAGGCTACTACTAATATTGATGTTTTTCTGACTTGTCATCCTTTAGATTTAGCACGTTTACCTTGGGAAGTCTGGGAATTTGGCGCAGAGTTTGGGAAATCGTCTACAAGGAAGATGAGAATTGTTCGCACAGCTTTAAATCGCAAGGAAGCAGTTAATCATAGGCGACGCAATGGTAAGGCTAAGATTTTGGTGATTTTAGGGGATGAAACAGGTTTAAATTTTCAAGCTGAAAAAAAAGCTATAGCCGCTTTAGGTTCTTTAGTAGAAACAACTTTTATTGGTTGGCAACCAGCAGTTAATATTAATGAATTAAAAACTCAAATTGTGCAGGAGATCGCAGCAGATTCAGGTTGGGACATTCTCTTATTTCTGGGACACAGTAATGAAAGTAGTTTAACTGGTGGAGAAATTGCGATCGCTCCCCACGTTGCTTTATCAATTAGTGAAATAGAACAATCATTAATTACCGCTAAATCTAAAGGATTACAGTTTGCCATTTTCAATTCTTGTCAGGGGTTAAGCATTGCCAATAAATTAATTGATTTAGGTTTAAGTCAAGTAGCAGTAATGCGTGAACCCATCCATAATGATGTAGCTAAAGATTTTTTAACACAATTTATACAGGCTTTAGCTAACTATCAAGATGTGCAGGAAGCATTAATCACTGCGGCTCAATATTTGCAAATAGAAAAACATCTCACTTATCCCAGTGCTTATTTAATTCCTTCTTTATTCCGTTATCCTGAAAGTGATTTATTTCGCCTACAACCCTCTGGAATTCGGCAATTAATTCAAAGTTTGCAACCAAGTCGCCAAGAAGCGATCGCCCTAGCAATTATCTTATTTATTAGTCTACTATTACCAGTACAAAATTTTTTATTACAAAGACGTTTATTAGTACAAGCTATTTATCGCCAATTAACTAATCAGGTAGAAACCACCAATAATCAGCCACCAGTGCTTTTAGTACAGATTGATGAAGAGTCTATCCGCAAAGCCAAAATCTCTAACCCAAAACCATTAGATCGCAAATATCTAGCCAGTCTCGTTGACAAATTAGTGGCTAATCAAGCAAAGGTAGTTGGTATTGATTATCTCTTAGATCGACACCAAGAACAAAGCGATCGCTTCCTCGCTAACTCCATTCAAACTGCGGTTTCTCAACCCCAACCTACATGGTTTGTCTTTGCAGCTACTTCCAACACAAAAGGCGAATGGCTACAGACACTACCTAATATTGCTAGCCTCAACTGGAGTTTACAAGGGGAGATTGAATTTCTGCCTGGGTATATGCAACTATTTGCTATAGATGATTTACAAGCACAACCTTGGTACTTTTCGAGTTTATTAACACTGTCATACCAATTACAAAAAATACCCAATTCACCACAACCAAAATTAGATAGCCAAATTGACTTTTTACAACAGATTAATATGTTTTTAAAAGAAGGTAATAAAAGTCATTTAACTATTTTGTCATCACCAAGTTCCCATCTACAACCAGTCACCGCATTGAGTTATTGGCTAGAACAAATGTGGATGCACCCAATTGTTGATTTCTCGCTTCCACCTCAGCAAATATATCAAACAATCTCCGCTTGGCAATTACTCGAAAATCCAGGTATAGTCTCGAATTTATCACAGCAAATTGTCATAATTGTACCTGGTGGGTATGAAGATGCTGGAATTAATTTCAACGGCGAAGATAATTTGCATGGCACAAATTTACCTTTAGCTGTTAAATATTGGCGACAACAACAAAATACTCTAAATCACAATCGAGTGTTAACAGGAGGAGAATATCATGCTTATATGGTACATCACTTATTAACTCAAAGATTAGTGATACCCATTCCCGATATTTGGCTAATTGGTATAGCGATGATCTTGGGTAAGAGCTTGTATTTATGGCAAAGTCATCAAAAACATAACTTGAGAAAATTATTAGCTATGATTACAATAACTACAGGATTCTACGGTATACTTAGTTTGCAATTATATGTGACATCATCTGCTGTGCTGTTTCCTTGGTTTTTACCATTGGCTACATTGTGGTTTTATATACTAAATATTTTCTTTAGTAGAAAAAATTATGGTTAAACCTGTAGTTTCAAATCTGGCTATTTTAGCTTTCATCTTAGTTAGTTTTATAGGATTAACCCAGCAATTAAGTATAGCAGAAAAGAAAAATCCATCTAATACATCTTGGTTTAATATTTCTCGATTATTATTTACTAAAAAACCACCCGTTAACCCGCGCAAAGGTGGTTCACGCCCCACAGAAATCATCTGTATGATTTCTCCTGATGCTCCCAATACAAGGAGAAAAATTTGGAGTGATCGCCCGTTATTTATCTGGCAAGGTAATGTTAGCAAAGTTACTGTTAAATCGCTAAATAATAATCAGGTTTTGTGGTCTGAACCAGTCAAAGATACTCAACATATTAGATATAATGGTGAACCTTTAAAACCGGGTCAAAGCTATAAATGGGAAGTCAATTCCAACAGATTTATTACATTTCAAATCATTGATATGCAACAGCGCGATCGCATCACAACCCAATTGCAGACTATAGAAGCACAGCTGCAAAAACAAGGCGCAAATCAAGAAGCGATCGCCCTTGCTAAAGCTAATTATTTCGCTGAATATCAATTATGGTCAGACGTATTGCAACAAATATATTCTGTCAATCCACCTTCTGCCGAATTAAATAATCTGCGTCAACAAATCACTCAAAACCTCTGTACAGACCAATAATACGTCTCTATATATTCCCCATTCCCCATTCCCAACACACAAACCCTGAAAAATAGTCCTCAAAATGCAGATTTTCGTGTATGCTTTGTGTCCAAATATCCTAGCGATACGAGGAACGACACATGGAACGCGCAATTTCTGCTTTGGGAATCCTAGTATTTATCGGTATAGCTTACGCTATCTCGGTAAATCGTGAGGCTGTGCGTTGGCGAACCATCGCTTGGGGTTTAGGATTGGAGTTTGTCTTTGCTTTGGTGATTCTGAAAACACCTTGGGGGCTAAAAATCTTTCAATCCTTGGGAGACATCATCAGCAGTTTTTTAGCCTTTTCTGACGTGGGTGCAAAATTCGTATTTGGAGAGAATTTTAAAGATCATTTATTTGCTTTTCAGGTACTCCCTACAATTATTTTTTTCTCTGCCTTTATTAGTGTGATGTACTACTACGGAATTTTGCAACGAGTAGTGCAGGGGTTAGCGTGGGTAATGATGAAGACAATGAAAACATCGGGTTCTGAGTCATTATCTTGTGCAGGTAATATTTTTTTGGGGCCGACAGAAGCCGCATTAATGGTGAAGCCTTATGTAGCAAACATGACACAATCAGAGCTTCATGCAGTCATGACTGGCGGCTTTGCAACTATCGCCGGCGGGGTTTTAGGGGCTTATCTTTCCTTTGGAATTCCACCAGAACATTTAATTGCAGCGTTTTTTATGACTGCGCCTACTTCTTTAGTCGTCTCAAAATTGATGTACCCAGAAACGGAAGTATCTGTAACTGCTGGAAAAGTAAAAATGGAAGTAGAAAATACTTATGTCAACGTCATAGATGCTGCTACTAGTGGCGCAATTGATGGTGTTAAGTTAGCAGTCAATGTGGGCGTAATGATTATTGCTTTTTTAGGATTGTTAGCTTTTGGTAATGCCATACTGAAATGGTTAGGAGAACATATTGGTTTACCACAACTATCTTTAGAGTGGATTTTATCTTTGTTGATGTCTCCTGTAGCCTTTTTAATGGGTGTACCTTGGTCTGATTGTGGACAAGTTGGTGCATTATTAGGAAAGAAAACCATCCTCAATGAATTTTTAGCTTATGGAGATTTAGGAGAATTAATTAAAAGTCAAAAAATATCTCCACGGGCAGTAATTATTGCCACTTATGCCTTATGTAACTTCGCTAATATTGGTTCTATTGGTATTACTATTGGGGGAATGACTGGGATGGCTCCACAACGCCAACATGATTTAGCACGTCTAGGTGTGAGAACCATGATTGGGGGATTATTGGCAGGTTTTATTACTGCTTGCATCGCTGGTATTTTAGTCTAATTTATGAGGACTTGCGAGTTTTTTTGACATAGCCCAATTCCCAATTGTGGGATTGCTTTAACTGATTTAGCTTACCTTGAATAATCAAATTTAAAGCAATCCGAGTATTGAGATAACCTTTAAGTAAATAGTATCCAGGTTTAGCAACCACACCGTCTACAACAGATTGATGAGTGCGGTGAATGACTCCACAATAAGTCTGATTGCTAGGTAAATTTAGTCTAAAGAGATACTCATATTGATAAGTTTTAGGAACCATAAATACAGCATAAACATTGTGCTGACCACGCCAAGGACGAATTGTGATTTCTTCTGCCTCAGTGTAGTATTTATTGCTGACTGTGTTAATAAATCCCCATTTAGCAGTACAATCTCTTAAGGGAAATCGCATATCTAAAAAATAGAATATACACAAAATAGCGACTAAGCTCAGGACAAATAAGAAAAAAAATCGGAACTTGAAGAATTTCTTTCGCATTTGTTGTACCCATTGACTTACTATAGGCTATTTTAACTATTGAAACAAAGTGCGATCGCAGTTTTCTGGAAAGCTCAAAACACCAACTTGATTACTATATTATTCCAATAATTTTATTGATTGCCTGTATGAATCGTCCTGTTTACCGTTAACCCGCTTTGTATAATATAATTTGCTTATCTGCGGTAAAAATACGATTTCTTCTTAGAGGATGTGTGAAAATAGTCTGACTGTTTTTAAACACTTGTTAAAACAATCTCACAACATATATCTAGATTTTACCGCACTTCGTAAATTAGTCTGCATTAACGCGAGCGATCGCCCATTTTCTGATTAATCAAGTAAATTTATAGAAATATATGCTTGAAAATTTCTAAAATCTTGATCAGTTGTCAATATATACCAACTACGACGGTGAGCCACTGCACACAGTAGGAAATCAGTGT contains:
- a CDS encoding peptidylprolyl isomerase — encoded protein: MNEPNPIVITPEEVVNLLKREMTFKEVYQKILFNKVIWQVAQERGIIVTDEEIEAEANRQRREKHLEKAADTLAWLQEEVVTTDDWELGIRDRLLSEKLANVLFAAEVEDFFYKNKLDFEQVIYYQIIVDSEKLAQEIYYQIEDSEISFYEAAHLYNIDISRRRKCGYEGQVYRFNLLKDIAKVVFTSQPQQLIGPVKTEQGYHLLMVEEFIPAELTPQKYQEILHHLFHKWLLVESQKQNQ
- a CDS encoding DUF1822 family protein translates to MNNLTNNNSPKRLEFETLPTAAINLNTAQITQAVEISNQINHSSQQWQVYLQALALIAFESWLDERSDSLKINIENCTLLHPGLATAIAAVANLQIGEFKLCLLTTTSLTDNQVILPRAVVDLPEYIAHFYVLLEVLEEQDAVTISSYLTYSELRDNCLKTTLKPTSDWNYHIPINWFVSEPDRLLLYLHCLEPAAITLPQPNNKNTQVLAKIQNELLNLLPQLQSPEIELWQILTWEQGMAVIAHPELLTWVYNLPQKPHHDSSQNSLKDLLKLLTQPALNVGRWLWDELDELAQEFAWQLLPVVTPAAAMRSPTEEFTAIVTQLQQRNIEIPMQARGAYQDFLLTGIPLRLYAVAWHLLSESDPHLWTLLLVLGTASHQTLPVHLKLRVSDQTGVLVEKGINPQQGEAYLFTRVVGNWDEKFLVTVSLIDGVEVNLPPFTFCPQKVI
- a CDS encoding CHASE2 domain-containing protein; the protein is MTLAYPNELKLKYQEWQRIYLRFYNNGMRGRVEDVGSLVAPPVDWNSQLIQAEAQLLAAFHHWLRSAELYEIRATIAQATTNIDVFLTCHPLDLARLPWEVWEFGAEFGKSSTRKMRIVRTALNRKEAVNHRRRNGKAKILVILGDETGLNFQAEKKAIAALGSLVETTFIGWQPAVNINELKTQIVQEIAADSGWDILLFLGHSNESSLTGGEIAIAPHVALSISEIEQSLITAKSKGLQFAIFNSCQGLSIANKLIDLGLSQVAVMREPIHNDVAKDFLTQFIQALANYQDVQEALITAAQYLQIEKHLTYPSAYLIPSLFRYPESDLFRLQPSGIRQLIQSLQPSRQEAIALAIILFISLLLPVQNFLLQRRLLVQAIYRQLTNQVETTNNQPPVLLVQIDEESIRKAKISNPKPLDRKYLASLVDKLVANQAKVVGIDYLLDRHQEQSDRFLANSIQTAVSQPQPTWFVFAATSNTKGEWLQTLPNIASLNWSLQGEIEFLPGYMQLFAIDDLQAQPWYFSSLLTLSYQLQKIPNSPQPKLDSQIDFLQQINMFLKEGNKSHLTILSSPSSHLQPVTALSYWLEQMWMHPIVDFSLPPQQIYQTISAWQLLENPGIVSNLSQQIVIIVPGGYEDAGINFNGEDNLHGTNLPLAVKYWRQQQNTLNHNRVLTGGEYHAYMVHHLLTQRLVIPIPDIWLIGIAMILGKSLYLWQSHQKHNLRKLLAMITITTGFYGILSLQLYVTSSAVLFPWFLPLATLWFYILNIFFSRKNYG
- a CDS encoding NupC/NupG family nucleoside CNT transporter, which gives rise to MERAISALGILVFIGIAYAISVNREAVRWRTIAWGLGLEFVFALVILKTPWGLKIFQSLGDIISSFLAFSDVGAKFVFGENFKDHLFAFQVLPTIIFFSAFISVMYYYGILQRVVQGLAWVMMKTMKTSGSESLSCAGNIFLGPTEAALMVKPYVANMTQSELHAVMTGGFATIAGGVLGAYLSFGIPPEHLIAAFFMTAPTSLVVSKLMYPETEVSVTAGKVKMEVENTYVNVIDAATSGAIDGVKLAVNVGVMIIAFLGLLAFGNAILKWLGEHIGLPQLSLEWILSLLMSPVAFLMGVPWSDCGQVGALLGKKTILNEFLAYGDLGELIKSQKISPRAVIIATYALCNFANIGSIGITIGGMTGMAPQRQHDLARLGVRTMIGGLLAGFITACIAGILV